CGAAGCGCGTGCGCACGAGCTCCGCGATGGCCTCGGCGGCGCGGTCGCGGGCCTCGGCCACGTCGTGGTCGAGGTGCGTGTCGAGCACGACGAGCGGGTGGCCGGTGGCCTCGTCCTGGAAGCGGGCCCACGTGAGGATCCGCGGCATGGGGTTGCCCCACGTCATGCTGCCGATCACGTCGGGGGTGTCCGAGAGCCACATCACGTCGTGCTCGAGGAGGGTGAGGCGTGACGCCTGGTAGAAGATCGCGCCGTGCTCGCCGTGGCTGCCGCCCTCGCGGCCCTGCCCGATCATGCGGTACGACGGCGGCAGCGCCTTCTCGATGGCCTGGATCTGCGGCCACAGCGCCTCCTGCACGCCGAGCACCGTGGGCCGCTCCTGCTGCAGGAAGCGCGTGAGCACCTCCTGGCGCTCGGGCCAGTGGTCGGCCTCGCCCTCGCGGGT
This genomic interval from Clavibacter michiganensis contains the following:
- a CDS encoding endonuclease/exonuclease/phosphatase family protein translates to MTPAIGPTTGDDIHLISLNVRMPWHGTREGEADHWPERQEVLTRFLQQERPTVLGVQEALWPQIQAIEKALPPSYRMIGQGREGGSHGEHGAIFYQASRLTLLEHDVMWLSDTPDVIGSMTWGNPMPRILTWARFQDEATGHPLVVLDTHLDHDVAEARDRAAEAIAELVRTRFAGLPLVLMGDFNAPVDSFPYDALTRRAGLRDSWLDTARQATPAFGTFPDYRPPVVDGPRIDWILVSDRVDVRAAAVNDFAWRGRMMSDHLPVQALVRLS